Below is a window of Agathobacter rectalis ATCC 33656 DNA.
GACACGTACCCACCGGGAGCGAATACGCCGCCCTCGTTGATACGCACATCCCGCCCGTATGCCTCATAATCGAAGTAGTTCTGAATGTGCTCCGGTATGTCGATGGTCCCAAGCTCGTCGGCGTAAAGACGGCCCAGCCCTTCATCATCAGAAATATCCGGGTAAAAGCGGTACAGGTCAAGGTTCTGGGTCAGGTTTATCAAATCCTTCACGCTCCGTGTGTGGTTTCCCAAGACAAGAGCGGCTTCAAAGGTTTCCAGTCCGCCCTTATCCCGTACTTCCAGCAGGGCGTGGCCCAGCTCGTTCAGCTCGTCGATGTTCTCACATTCGTAGAGATGATCGTAGAGCCCCAGCACATCACTGTCAAAGCTGGTAAAGAACACTTCGCTGTACCGTTTCCCGTCTATCCCGATTTTGGCAAGGGCGGCCTGCAACTCCTGTGTCGTCATGGGGAAATGTACCGTTGTCCCTACCTCGATCCCCATCAAGGGGTACAGGGCTGTATTGGTTATATAGGCTTCAAACATGGGCTCATTCCTCCTTTCCGGCCCGGTCAGCCAGCACCTCATAAATCCCGGCCATAATGTAATCGGCGCAAGGGAGGGCAATCGCGTTTCCCAGCGCCTTGTAGCGTTGCAGAGGCCGGATCTCCACGCCGTCCGCCCCGTACTTTGTCCAGCCCTCCGGCAGCCCCATCAGCCGTTCGCTTTCCGTTTCCGTCAGAAAACGGATACAGCCGCCCTCCGGGTCGCCCTCATACCAGAAGGCAAAGGGCGTTACATCACTGGCTAAAAGAGTGGGAAAAGGGTCAGTTGGTAATCCGAAGCTGTTTCGGAAGGCCGTTTCTTCCTGCCTTTTTGCCGCTCCCCGCATACGGAAGCACTGAAAGGGGTGGATGACTGGTATCTGCCGCCCTGTTTCAAAAGAAGCTGTTCGATCTCCTTCGGCGGCGGCCCGCCCGCCCTCTCCGCAAGGCGGAGGAAGTGGGAGCATTGGACGGGGCTTAAATAGTATGTCTGCGGCACGTCTGCCTCCAAAATCCGCCACGACGAAAATCCGCTGCCTTCGTGCCAGCCTTCGGGAGCCTGCCCAATACTGGGCGTCCATGAGCCGCCAGCACACATCAGGCGTTCCCCCTCGCACCATTCCGGCGTTTCCCCATCTTCCCGAAGGAGGCATTGGAACTTCGGTGTCCGAGAAGGCGGATAGGACGGCTCTAAAGTCCATCCGGTCATTTG
It encodes the following:
- a CDS encoding antirestriction protein ArdA yields the protein MFEAYITNTALYPLMGIEVGTTVHFPMTTQELQAALAKIGIDGKRYSEVFFTSFDSDVLGLYDHLYECENIDELNELGHALLEVRDKGGLETFEAALVLGNHTRSVKDLINLTQNLDLYRFYPDISDDEGLGRLYADELGTIDIPEHIQNYFDYEAYGRDVRINEGGVFAPGGYVSAVPEGFKEYYHGPQDIPPEHRIFAYPEKAEPVHSILAALKRFQEAPPAPKKDKAGPSHEER
- a CDS encoding DNA cytosine methyltransferase, whose translation is MPDIKLGSLFDGIGVFPLAASRCGIRPVWASEIEKAPISITKRHFPDMVHLGDITKVDGGKIPPVHIITFGSPCQNLSLIGNRSGLAGAKSSLFYQAFRIIQEMRDATDNLYPAIAVWENVMGAFSTNDRMDFRAVLSAFSDTEVPMPPSGRWGNAGMVRGGTPDVCWRLMDAQYWAGSRRLARRQRIFVVADFGGRRAADILFKPRPMLPLPPPCGEGGRAAAEGDRTASFETGRQIPVIHPFQCFRMRGAAKRQEETAFRNSFGLPTDPFPTLLASDVTPFAFWYEGDPEGGCIRFLTETESERLMGLPEGWTKYGADGVEIRPLQRYKALGNAIALPCADYIMAGIYEVLADRAGKEE